ACCCAGATCCCGACGAAGTGATGGCGGTGGTCGCGCGGCAGCCGCCGCAGGCTCTCCACGGCGACGAGCACGAGGATCACGCCGGAAAGCACCCAGGCGAGTGGTCGGGCCGCGTCGCCGGTGATCGCGAGCGGGCTCGGCAGTGCCGGCGTCGTGGCGCTGCTGAACGCGAACGCGACGGGCTCCAGGACGTAGTTTCCGACGAAGAGGACGGCCGTGAGCGCGAACACGTGGAGGATCGCGACGACGGGGCGCTCGCTCAGCCAGGCGAGCGGCAGCCCGAGCATGAGCCAGACGAGGAACGGCTGGATCGGGTCGCCCGACAGCTGGAACGTCTGCCCGTAGAGCCCGATCCCGAGGAGCGGCAGGAAGAACCATACGATCTCGAGCGGGGCGCTCACCGCCGCCGTGCGGCCGCGCAGACGGATCGCGGCTTCGCCGGCCGCCGCCAACAGCGCGAGGAACCCGGCCACGCGTACGGGCGCGCCGATGGCCTCCCAGTTGCGCGCGATCAGGAGCGAGACGCCGGCCACCACGAAGAGTCCGGCGAGGACCCCGAGCCAGGCCACGCCGCCGAGGCGCTGCGGCTCGGCCGCTGCCGTGGTCGCGGCGTGGGCGAGGAGCGCGGCGCGTTGCGACTCCGTGATGATGCCGGCGCGCTCGGCGCTGGCGAGGACCGCGGGCCAGCGGTCGGGTGCCCCGCCCTTGCCGCGGCCGCGCCGCGCGAAGAACGCCACCGCGAGGATCAGCAGCAGCACCTCCGTCATCGGCGTCCACTCTACCGCAAGGAAGGCCTCCGATCATCCCGCGAATGCTGGACAAGCGCCGCCCCCCGCGCGAAGCTGCGACCCATGCCGCCGACCCTCGACCACGTCGTCCTCTGGACCGACGATCCGTTGCGCGCCGTGGACTTCTACGAGCACGTCGTCGGCCTCACGCCCGTCCGGGTGGAGGAGTTCCGCGCCGGACGCGCGCCGTTTCCGAGCGTTCGCGTGTCAGCGAAAACGATCCTCGACCTGATGGCGCGGAGCGCGGCGCCGGCCGTGGACGGCATGGCCGGCGCCGCCGGCAGCGCCGGCCATCCGGTGAACCATGTCTGCCTCGCCATGTCGCGGAGCGACTACGCGGTCCTTCGTACCCGCCTCGAGGCCCGCGGGGTCCCGATCGGCACGGTCATGCAGCAGACCTTCGGCGCGCGCGGCCTCGCTCCCGAGGCCTTCTACTTCCGCGACCTCGACGGCAACGTTCTCGAGGCGCGCTACTACCAGGAGTGACCAACGATGGATCTCGCCGAACTCTCCCATGACGAATGCGTTGCGCTGGTGGCATTGATCGAAACGGTGGTCGCGAGCGACGGCGCGGTGTCCGACGACGAGGCGACGCACGTCGCGCGCATCGCCGCCGCCTTCGGTGAGGAGAAGTATCACGCCCTCGTCGACGAGACGGACGAGCGTTTCGCGGACGAGGCCGCGCTGAAGACGTTCCTCTCGGGCGTGATCCGCCCCGAGGCGCGCGAGCTCATCTACGGAACCGTGCTGGACGCCGCGCTCCCCGACGTGATCGACCGCCACGAGTCGTCCCTGCTCGGATGGCTCGCGACCGAGTGGGGCATCACGGTGCAGTTCGAGTCGTAGACGGACACGCCGCGCCGGCGCCGCTCACGGGCACCGGCGCCAACGCAGACCGAGCACGAACGCGATCTTGCCGTCGAGCGTATCGGCGCTGATCTGGCCGAGATCGGCGCCGCCCCTGAGCTGCAGCTCGGTCGTGATCGTGAGGGGTCGTACGTTCTCGCAGGACGACCACGACACGCTGCTGAAGGGCAGCGTGTCGCGAATCAGGTACTGCTTGTCGAGGGGCCCGACGAAGGTCGTGTCGGCGGAGGCCAGTTCCCCGTCACCCTCGAAATAGTAGGTCGCCCGCTGCGTCGCCTTCATCTTCTTGGGAATGGCGACCCTTCCGCGGTGGTCGACCGTGCCGATGCTGTACTGCCATCCCTGAGGCAGCTTGAGGTTCAGGTTCACCTGGCAGGTCCTGGCGGCTTCGGTCAACGGAACGCCGGGGCCCTTCGACGCGACGAGCCCGTCCATGAGAAGCGTGAACCCGGACCGATCGGGGGTGAGCGAGGTGACGATCGACCCGTCCGCACACCCGTTGCCATTGGATGTGATCGACTCTACGTAGACCTTCGTCGCGTCCGGGCCCGGCTCCGCTCCGCGCGGCGTCTCGCCGTTCGGCGACGGTGTTCC
This genomic window from Deltaproteobacteria bacterium contains:
- a CDS encoding VOC family protein, whose product is MPPTLDHVVLWTDDPLRAVDFYEHVVGLTPVRVEEFRAGRAPFPSVRVSAKTILDLMARSAAPAVDGMAGAAGSAGHPVNHVCLAMSRSDYAVLRTRLEARGVPIGTVMQQTFGARGLAPEAFYFRDLDGNVLEARYYQE
- a CDS encoding DUF2157 domain-containing protein encodes the protein MTEVLLLILAVAFFARRGRGKGGAPDRWPAVLASAERAGIITESQRAALLAHAATTAAAEPQRLGGVAWLGVLAGLFVVAGVSLLIARNWEAIGAPVRVAGFLALLAAAGEAAIRLRGRTAAVSAPLEIVWFFLPLLGIGLYGQTFQLSGDPIQPFLVWLMLGLPLAWLSERPVVAILHVFALTAVLFVGNYVLEPVAFAFSSATTPALPSPLAITGDAARPLAWVLSGVILVLVAVESLRRLPRDHRHHFVGIWVAWTFCLLVTATPFRLHHEGWLVFGALALVTLWVAVMSALDTSFEERAASIGVWLTMLYGLTFTWHLNEAASGTTTRLGLVVACGAALVAAATVLLSPATRLSPHRGWAFGAKAMTITPLVVATAYLGDDATHVWLAGGVMNVLLVAIAVGLMWHGSLVHEAAQVNLGVLVLIAVLVTRFLDVFGNMFRSGLGFIVAGCLLAALAWALERTRRRLLATPSGGLA